The Spirosoma oryzicola genome contains a region encoding:
- a CDS encoding FAD-dependent oxidoreductase translates to MKKTGLYLLCLLLLTLLGNVQAQNQSYDICIYGGTSAGVIAAYTAKKTGKTVLLIEPGRHLGGMSSGGLGYTDIGNKYAITGLANDFYRRMGQHYGKFEQWIFEPSVAENLFKDYCKRGDVPVLYEHRLVDVEKKGTTIQQITLESSTKPTKSTNRTIRAKMFIDCSYEGDLMAKAGVSYTVGREANSQYNETFNGVQVMEGHQMPEGTDPYVTPGDSKSGLLWGIHPTSPQPAGSGDKKIQAYNFRICLTNKPENRVPITKPDDYDPKKYELLLRIIEKRGWKSINNVFIWSLMPNGKTDINNRNGFSTDMIGMNWAYPDADHTTRAKIWNDHVSYTKGLLYFVGNDPRIPAAMRDEMQKWGYPKDEYTDNGNWTHQLYVREARRLVGELVMTQNHCQGRETVTDGVGMAAYTMDSHNCDRQIIDGFVKNEGNVEKGGFGPYPVSYRAIIPKQKEVSNLLVPVCLSATHIAYGSIRMEPVFMVLGQSAAVAAGMAIDAKQSVQAIDVKKLQQRLASNPLADGSAPDILIASDNAAQTTTQGSWVERTSGGYGPSFFVDTTGHQEAKSIRFKPTIPKAGKYAIYTYVPKVPKASSQSTIDVFDGQRKMEKTISSADVKVAGQTSGEWVHLGDYQLPAGNNAYVEISSKGATGPVVADDVLFVPEKRL, encoded by the coding sequence ATGAAAAAAACGGGGCTATACCTCCTGTGCTTGCTATTGCTAACGCTTTTAGGCAACGTTCAGGCGCAGAACCAGTCGTACGATATCTGTATTTACGGCGGTACATCGGCGGGTGTCATCGCAGCTTATACCGCAAAGAAAACCGGAAAGACGGTACTGCTGATCGAACCGGGCCGGCATCTGGGTGGCATGAGTTCGGGCGGTCTGGGCTACACGGATATTGGGAACAAATACGCCATTACGGGATTGGCCAACGATTTTTACAGACGGATGGGTCAGCACTACGGCAAGTTTGAACAATGGATCTTTGAGCCTAGTGTAGCCGAAAACCTGTTCAAGGACTATTGCAAACGGGGAGATGTTCCAGTTCTATACGAACACCGGTTGGTCGATGTCGAGAAAAAAGGTACTACTATTCAGCAGATTACGCTCGAAAGCTCCACAAAGCCTACCAAATCTACCAACCGGACAATCCGGGCCAAAATGTTCATTGACTGTTCCTACGAAGGTGATTTGATGGCGAAAGCCGGGGTTTCGTACACGGTTGGGCGCGAGGCCAACAGCCAGTACAACGAAACGTTCAACGGCGTTCAGGTCATGGAAGGACACCAGATGCCCGAGGGTACTGATCCTTATGTTACACCAGGCGATTCTAAAAGCGGTTTACTATGGGGTATTCATCCAACAAGCCCGCAGCCCGCCGGATCGGGGGACAAAAAGATTCAGGCTTACAACTTCCGCATCTGCCTGACTAACAAACCGGAAAACCGGGTACCCATCACCAAACCTGACGATTACGACCCCAAGAAATACGAACTGTTGCTTCGGATTATCGAGAAACGGGGTTGGAAATCAATCAATAATGTCTTTATCTGGAGCCTGATGCCCAATGGTAAAACGGACATTAATAACCGAAATGGGTTCTCGACCGATATGATTGGTATGAACTGGGCCTACCCGGATGCGGATCATACCACCCGTGCCAAAATCTGGAACGACCACGTCAGCTACACCAAAGGGTTACTGTACTTTGTGGGCAATGACCCCCGAATACCGGCGGCTATGCGCGACGAAATGCAAAAATGGGGCTATCCCAAGGATGAGTACACCGACAACGGTAACTGGACTCATCAACTCTACGTTCGGGAGGCCCGGCGGCTGGTTGGCGAACTAGTGATGACGCAGAATCATTGTCAGGGTCGCGAAACGGTAACGGACGGCGTGGGCATGGCGGCTTACACGATGGACTCGCACAACTGCGACCGGCAGATTATCGATGGGTTTGTGAAAAACGAGGGTAATGTCGAAAAGGGAGGCTTCGGGCCGTATCCGGTTTCATACCGCGCCATCATTCCCAAACAGAAAGAAGTTAGTAATCTGCTGGTTCCGGTTTGTTTGTCAGCCACGCACATTGCCTACGGCTCTATTCGGATGGAACCCGTGTTCATGGTGCTGGGTCAGTCGGCTGCGGTAGCTGCGGGTATGGCGATTGATGCCAAACAGTCTGTTCAGGCCATTGATGTAAAAAAATTACAGCAACGACTGGCATCTAACCCACTTGCCGACGGAAGTGCGCCCGATATTCTGATAGCCAGTGACAATGCCGCTCAGACAACGACGCAGGGAAGTTGGGTAGAACGTACATCCGGTGGTTACGGTCCTTCGTTTTTTGTCGATACGACGGGTCATCAGGAAGCAAAATCCATTCGCTTCAAACCCACCATTCCTAAAGCGGGTAAATACGCGATTTACACTTACGTACCCAAAGTACCGAAAGCCTCTTCTCAGTCAACCATTGACGTCTTTGACGGTCAACGGAAAATGGAGAAAACGATTAGTAGTGCGGATGTGAAAGTAGCGGGTCAAACTTCTGGCGAATGGGTGCATCTGGGCGATTATCAACTGCCCGCCGGAAATAACGCTTATGTTGAAATCAGTAGTAAAGGCGCAACGGGTCCCGTTGTTGCCGATGACGTTCTGTTTGTTCCTGAAAAACGGCTATAA
- a CDS encoding FAD-dependent oxidoreductase, with protein sequence MGKSVLIVSPDKHLGGLSSGGLGFTDTGNKEVIGGLSREFYQRLYQHYQQDSAWKWQKRDEYGNKGQGTPAIDGNARTMWIFEPHAAEQVFEDFVRENKLTVYRNEWLDRSSKGVTKKGSAIQSFRTLSGQIYEGKMFIDATYEGDLMAAAGVRYHVGREANSVYGETWNGVQPNVFQHGHYFKANVSPYKVPGDPKSGLLPEIAPDGPGEKGAGDHKIQAYCFRMCMTNNPENRVPFPKPEGYDPTRYELLGRVFDSGWRETFQKFDPIPNRKTDTNNHGPFSSDYLGKNYDYPDATYDRRRQIIRDHQLYQQGLLYFMANDKRVPDDVRQAVSQWGLAKDEFTDNGNWPHQIYVREARRMLGMFVMKEADALGKTDVPQPIGMGSYALDAHNAQRYVRPDGFVQNEGDIGVHPDKPYSISYGSILPKESECNNLLVPVCVSSSHIAYGSIRMEPVFMILGQSAATAAVLSIDNKVAPQRLPYATLKAVLLKDQQRLTL encoded by the coding sequence ATGGGTAAGTCGGTGCTGATTGTTTCGCCGGACAAACACCTCGGGGGACTGTCGTCGGGCGGATTAGGCTTTACCGATACGGGTAATAAAGAAGTAATTGGAGGCTTATCCCGCGAATTTTACCAGCGCCTTTATCAGCACTATCAACAGGATTCGGCCTGGAAATGGCAGAAACGGGATGAGTACGGCAACAAAGGACAGGGGACACCGGCTATCGATGGCAACGCTCGTACCATGTGGATTTTTGAACCCCACGCGGCTGAGCAGGTTTTTGAGGATTTCGTTCGGGAAAATAAGCTGACGGTTTACCGAAACGAATGGCTTGATCGGTCATCGAAGGGCGTTACAAAAAAAGGAAGTGCCATTCAATCGTTTCGTACGCTGAGCGGACAGATTTACGAGGGTAAGATGTTTATCGACGCTACTTACGAAGGCGACCTGATGGCCGCTGCGGGGGTACGTTACCATGTGGGGCGGGAAGCAAACAGCGTGTATGGGGAAACTTGGAATGGCGTGCAGCCCAATGTGTTCCAGCACGGTCATTATTTCAAAGCCAACGTCAGCCCTTATAAAGTGCCAGGAGATCCCAAAAGTGGTTTACTGCCCGAAATCGCTCCGGATGGGCCAGGCGAAAAAGGGGCGGGTGACCATAAAATTCAGGCGTATTGTTTTCGGATGTGCATGACGAACAACCCCGAAAACCGCGTTCCGTTCCCGAAGCCCGAAGGGTACGACCCAACTCGTTATGAGTTGCTGGGCCGGGTATTTGACAGTGGCTGGCGCGAAACCTTCCAGAAATTTGATCCAATCCCGAACCGTAAGACGGATACCAATAACCACGGGCCGTTCAGCAGCGATTATCTCGGTAAAAATTATGATTATCCCGACGCTACGTACGACCGTCGGCGGCAGATTATCCGGGATCATCAACTGTATCAGCAGGGGTTGCTGTACTTTATGGCCAATGATAAACGCGTTCCGGATGACGTTCGGCAGGCGGTAAGTCAGTGGGGACTGGCGAAGGATGAGTTTACCGACAACGGCAACTGGCCGCACCAGATTTATGTTCGCGAAGCCCGGCGGATGCTCGGTATGTTTGTGATGAAAGAAGCCGACGCGCTGGGAAAAACGGATGTACCCCAACCCATCGGCATGGGTTCCTACGCGCTGGACGCGCACAATGCCCAGCGATACGTCCGGCCAGATGGTTTTGTGCAGAACGAGGGGGATATTGGCGTACATCCTGATAAACCTTATTCCATTTCTTACGGCTCTATTTTGCCCAAGGAGTCTGAATGCAATAACCTGCTGGTGCCGGTCTGCGTATCCAGTTCACACATCGCCTACGGTTCGATTCGGATGGAGCCGGTCTTTATGATCCTAGGCCAGTCAGCCGCTACTGCCGCTGTCCTTTCGATTGATAACAAGGTAGCGCCCCAGCGGTTGCCTTACGCGACCTTAAAAGCAGTACTTTTGAAAGATCAGCAACGATTGACTTTATAA